From the Streptomyces nigrescens genome, one window contains:
- a CDS encoding DUF4232 domain-containing protein produces MRTVRSRTAAAATAALLAGFSLSACQGDSEAASGTPSGARPEAGATASGATESGATPSGATANGKPGGTGKTQGEGSGNGQGASGGQGKSAGKGGGTADGSADTCTGANTKAVITKVTRPINHLLLTITNTGSRSCHAYSAPLLRFDDEQSATRIMEDSQPQAVVTLAPGRSAYASILLSGEGGDDSGGRTAQRLEVHFAPRSGSGSTGTPLKLTLPAGTHKDNDAAVTYWQGSASDALTY; encoded by the coding sequence ATGCGCACCGTCCGATCCCGTACCGCTGCCGCCGCCACCGCCGCCCTTCTCGCGGGGTTTTCGCTGTCCGCCTGCCAGGGTGACAGCGAGGCGGCGTCCGGCACTCCGTCCGGGGCCCGCCCGGAGGCCGGGGCCACCGCCAGCGGCGCCACCGAGAGCGGCGCCACCCCCAGCGGCGCCACCGCGAACGGCAAGCCCGGCGGAACCGGCAAGACGCAAGGAGAGGGTTCCGGCAACGGACAGGGCGCCTCCGGCGGTCAGGGCAAGAGCGCCGGAAAGGGCGGAGGCACCGCGGACGGCTCGGCGGACACCTGTACGGGAGCGAACACCAAGGCCGTCATCACCAAGGTCACACGCCCCATCAACCACCTGCTCCTCACGATCACCAACACGGGGTCGCGCTCCTGCCATGCCTACTCGGCGCCCCTTCTGCGCTTCGACGACGAGCAGTCGGCGACCCGGATCATGGAGGACAGCCAGCCGCAGGCCGTCGTGACCCTCGCCCCGGGCCGGTCCGCCTATGCCTCGATCCTGCTCAGCGGCGAGGGCGGCGATGACTCCGGTGGCCGCACCGCCCAGCGCCTCGAGGTGCACTTCGCTCCGCGGAGCGGTTCCGGTTCGACGGGCACCCCCCTCAAGCTCACCCTGCCCGCGGGTACGCACAAGGACAACGACGCCGCCGTCACCTACTGGCAGGGCTCGGCGTCCGACGCACTGACCTACTGA